The following are encoded in a window of Etheostoma cragini isolate CJK2018 chromosome 7, CSU_Ecrag_1.0, whole genome shotgun sequence genomic DNA:
- the LOC117948307 gene encoding thyrotropin-releasing hormone receptor translates to MENNTTVFREVTGVNLTEIPLNTLEVQAITIFLTMLICVVGIAGNIMVVLVVLRTKHMVTPTNCYLVSLAVADLIVLLAAGLPNISDVVAFWIYGYTGCLCITYLQYLGINVSSCSITAFTIERYIAICHSIKAQFICTVSRAKRIIAAVWVFTSVYCIMWFFLVDTEETVYTNGVVVTCGYRVSRSLYMPIYFLDFTLFYVIPLVVAMVLYGLIARILFMSPLPSHLNDRAGGSSVHQGHFNTTNKANKGAVSARKQITKMLAVVVVLFALLWMPYRTLVVVNSFIDPPYQNTWFLLFCRMCIYINSAVNPIIYNLMSQKFRVAFKKLCKCNRRHKEKAAEFNVPMYYSVIKDSSHESNELVTELEEVIQTNRRLNQTEDDASTLSIS, encoded by the exons ATGGAGAACAACACCACCGTCTTTCGGGAGGTCACTGGAGTAAATCTGACAGAAATACCTCTGAACACTCTTGAAGTGCAGGCcattacaatatttttgacaatgCTCATCTGTGTAGTAGGGATTGCTGGGAACATCATGGTGGTGCTGGTTGTGCTGCGCACCAAACACATGGTGACTCCGACTAACTGCTACCTCGTCAGTCTGGCAGTCGCGGACCTCATAGTGCTCCTGGCTGCAGGGCTGCCTAACATCTCTGATGTTGTGGCCTTCTGGATTTATGGATACACAGGATGCTTGTGTATCACTTATCTTCAGTACCTGGGCATCAACGTGTCGTCCTGCTCCATCACGGCCTTCACCATCGAACGATACATCGCGATTTGTCACTCCATAAAGGCTCAATTCATATGCACCGTGTCCCGGGCCAAGAGGATCATAGCTGCCGTCTGGGTCTTCACCTCGGTCTACTGCATCATGTGGTTCTTCTTAGTGGACACGGAAGAAACCGTCTACACCAACGGCGTGGTGGTCACTTGTGGTTACCGTGTCTCCAGGAGCTTGTACATGCCGATCTATTTCTTGGACTTCACTTTGTTCTATGTGATCCCCcttgttgttgccatggtgctGTACGGGCTCATCGCCAGGATTCTGTTCATGAGCCCCCTGCCCTCGCATTTGAACGACAGAGCCGGAGGAAGCTCGGTTCACCAGGGTCACTTCAACACCACTAACAAGGCCAACAAGGGTGCGGTCTCTGCAAGGAAACAG ATAACAAAGATGCTGGCTGTGGTGGTCGTCCTCTTCGCCTTGCTTTGGATGCCTTACCGAACTCTGGTGGTGGTCAACTCCTTTATCGACCCGCCTTACCAAAACACCTGGTTCCTGCTCTTCTGTCGCATGTGCATCTACATCAACAGCGCCGTCAACCCCATCATTTACAACCTCATGTCTCAGAAGTTTCGCGTCGCATTCAAGAAGCTCTGCAAGTGCAACCGGCGACACAAGGAGAAGGCGGCGGAGTTCAACGTGCCAATGTATTACAGCGTGATAAAGGATTCTTCACATGAGAGCAATGAGCTGGTCACGGAGCTGGAGGAAGTGATTCAAACCAACAGGAGGCTCAACCAAACGGAAGACGACGCAAGCACTCTCAGCATTTCTTAA
- the LOC117948104 gene encoding transmembrane protein 198-like codes for MAVTSLFYSEEPSAGLAEVDICTLEINIKYEVIPSVACSVCISFGLIYTFFGYRFFKMVMFFSGFMFGSAAVLLVYHKEPLLDAQLGSETKAGIGLGVGVLCGLMTMLVSTMGLLLSSLQLGSLLSLAVLVVIRQFHSTTPVWLPLIVVLAASIIAALLTLRWQKLFTVIYTSVLGAITVMLCVDYLMGTFMVPDQVYDMFCQVTPRPLCWHNWGVTGIAPVLGLIGVLVQLRFTAKGVSHTEAAQKKQKKHSKKHRHRESRRRPQPYRRRRPPPLKRYAGDVLAPSYLQSLKERQMATGSSTSSVSTINHTLIDFDFETGSMVPLTAASPVFTV; via the exons ATGGCTGTCACGTCACTCTTTTACTCTGAAGAGCCTAGCGCTGGCTTAGCTGAGGTGGACATTTGTACGCTTGAGATTAATATCAAGTATGAAGTCATCCCATCTGTCGCCTGCTCTGTCTGCATTTCATTCGGCCTCATCTACACCTTTTTCG GATACCGCTTCTTCAAGATGGTCATGTTCTTCTCTGGCTTCATGTTTGGTTCAGCAGCCGTTCTCCTGGTGTACCACAAGGAGCCCTTGTTGGACGCCCAGTTGGGCTCAGAGACAAAGGCAGGGATCGGCCTGGGCGTGGGTGTGCTCTGCGGGCTGATGACCATGCTGGTGTCCACCATGGGGCTCCTCCTCAGCAGCCTGCAGCTGGGGAGCCTTCTCTCCCTCGCCGTCCTGGTGGTCATCAGACAGTTTCACAGCACGACTCCAGTGTGGCTGCCTCTCATCGTCGTCTTGGCTGCCAGCATCATCGCTGCTCTCCTCACACTCCGGTGGCAGAAACTGTTCACCGTCATTTACACATCTGTGTTAGGAGCCATCACTGTGATGCTGTGTGTGGATTACCTGATGGGGACGTTTATGGTGCCAGATCAGGTGTATGACATGTTCTGTCAAGTCACCCCACGTCCACTCTGCTGGCATAACTGGGGGGTCACTGGGATAGCGCCTGTTCTGGGTCTGATAGGTGTGTTGGTGCAATTGAGGTTCACCGCCAAAGGAGTATCACACACAGAAG CTGcacagaaaaaacagaagaaacattCCAAgaagcacagacacagagagtcAAGAAGAAGACCTCAACCATACCGTCGGCGCAGGCCTCCACCACTGAAACGCTACGCTGGGGACGTCCTGGCGCCG AGTTATCTCCAGAGCCTTAAGGAGCGCCAGATGGCAACAGGATCCTCCACCAGCAGCGTCAGCACCATCAACCATACTCTgattgactttgactttgagaCAGGCTCCATGGTGCCTCTGACTGCTGCCTCCCCTGTTTTTACAGTCTGA
- the LOC117948324 gene encoding matrix metalloproteinase-19-like, whose protein sequence is MEKDSNWIMELMLLVVLLTPASSVALSREEFTQAVAYLRKYDYLHIPLHSEGQKHPPEEIVEALRIFQKVTNLKISGKLDSATLAMMNKPRCGLQDSFNEKSLKYRVLGYWRKKMLTYRIYNYTPVLGQGKTRLAIQSAFKYWSDVSPLKFKELQQGRADIKISFHRKDKTCPVPFDGRGHVLAHADAPESGIVHFDNDEVWTEGKSSGSNLRIVAAHEIGHALGLGHSQHYSALMGPVYNGYRSDFRLHPDDIQGIQALYGKPEKTPLSRNPSQLLPGVIPDPCKASVDAVMLGPLRKTYVFSGQYVWTLSSSGYNTPILISALWKELPGSLNAAVHSQRTSKSYFLKEDKVWRYTGFKLDQGFPKRLANIPADIDSAFYFNKNKQLVFFKGSGYWQWDEIGTTDFSSYPKPIGKLFKGAPSSPNAAFTWTNGHIYLFKGTQYWRVNQNHQAVETAYPLNTATHWMQCDD, encoded by the exons GCATATTTAAGGAAGTATGACTATCTGCACATCCCACTGCACAGTGAAGGCCAGAAGCATCCACCCGAGGAGATAGTGGAAGCCCTAAG AATCTTTCAGAAAGTGACAAACCTGAAAATATCAGGAAAACTAGATTCGGCCACTCTGGCGATGATGAACAAACCTCGATGTGGACTACAGGACTCTTTCAATGAAAAATCTCTTAAATATCGAGTCCTGG GTTACTGGCGCAAGAAGATGCTGACCTACCGCATCTACAATTACACCCCTGTCTTGGGTCAGGGAAAGACCCGTTTGGCAATCCAGAGTGCATTCAAATACTGGAGCGATGTGTCACCTTTAAAGTTCAAGGAGCTGCAGCAAGGAAGAGCAGACATCAAAATCTCCTTTCACAGGAAAGACAAGACGTGTCCAGTTCCCTTTGACGGACGAG GTCATGTGTTGGCTCACGCTGATGCCCCTGAGTCAGGCATTGTGCATTTCGACAACGACGAAGTGTGGACAGAGGGTAAGAGCTCCGGCTCCAACCTGAGGATTGTTGCGGCCCACGAGATTGGCCACGCTCTCGGCCTGGGCCACTCACAACACTACAGCGCATTGATGGGACCTGTTTACAACGGATACCGCTCCGACTTCAGACTACATCCAGATGACATCCAAGGGATCCAGGCTTTATACG GAAAGCCAGAGAAGACTCCTCTATCTAGAAACCCAAGTCAGTTATTGCCAGGGGTTATTCCAGATCCTTGCAAGGCCTCTGTGGATGCAGTAATGTTGG GTCCTTTGCGTAAGACATATGTCTTCAGTGGTCAGTATGTGTGGACTCTGTCTAGCTCCGGCTACAACACTCCCATATTAATCTCTGCACTGTGGAAGGAGCTGCCGGGCAGCCTCAATGCAGCTGTTCACTCTCAGCGGACCAGCAAGTCCTATTTTCTGAAAG AGGACAAAGTATGGAGATACACTGGCTTTAAACTTGACCAAGGCTTCCCCAAACGCTTGGCCAACATCCCGGCTGATATTGACTCCGCCTTTTACTTCAATAAGAACAAACAACTTGTCTTTTTCAAA GGCTCCGGATACTGGCAGTGGGATGAAATTGGTACGACAGACTTCAGTTCATATCCCAAACCTATTGGAAAACTCTTCAAGGGGGCACCTAGCAGCCCtaatgctgcattcacatgGACAAACGGACATATATACTTGTTTAAAGGCACCCAGTACTGGCGTGTAAACCAGAACCACCAAGCAGTGGAGACGGCCTACCCTCTGAACACGGCCACGCACTGGATGCAGTGTGACGACTGA